In the genome of Lathyrus oleraceus cultivar Zhongwan6 chromosome 4, CAAS_Psat_ZW6_1.0, whole genome shotgun sequence, the window TAATCAATTACACCATATCttgataaaaacaaaaaattgcCATTTAGATCTATGAAACACTGGCACATATATAGACACGACACACAGGACTAGTTGAATAATGCGGTAATGCGGAATACCAAACACACACCTTCAATCTGAAGTGTCAATGCTACATAGTTatgatcaatcatcatcatcatgatcacTCTCATCACTGAAATACCCAGCtttcttccctttcttcttcGTCTTGTTGTTGTCCAAACCCTCATCATCATTTCTGTTTCTCCCCAGCAACCTTTCACCCGCTTCATCATCCACAACAGAAGCCCAATTATCGTCAAACTGCTCCGCAGTAATCTGACCaccctcctcctcctcctcatcACCTTCCTCCTCCCCATCCCTATCCCTCAGCCCACTAAATCCCCGTCGCGGCTTCTTAGGCTGAGGCCGCGGCCTTGACCCCAACTGATTATTAGGACACTCATACGACAAATGACCATGCCCCCCACACTCATAACACAAAGCAGTCTCAGTATTGTACACGCGCTTCCGAATAAACTCCGGAGCACGTCCATTATCAGCAGCAATAGAAGCAATTAGAGTCCTTCCAATGAGAATCTTCTCATTCATCTCCGCCACGGCGCGTTGGGCGTCATTACGAGAAACGAATTGGACAAACGCGACACCGCGGCTTAGGCGCATGTGACGGTCTTTGAGAACGGTTACACGCGCGATGCGGCCGAAAGTAGAGAAGAGCGTATGGAGATCGGAGTTTGTTAGGGAGTAATCTAGATTAGAAACGTATAGCGTCGATTTTGATGGTGCTAACGGTTCACCTGTTCCTCCTATTGATGATCCTTTGTTGTTCGGTTTTGATTGGGGTTGATTATTGAATGTGGTGTCGGTGGTGGTGTTGGGGGTTGAGGACGAAGCGAAGTAGCGGTAGTAGAAAACGTCGTCGTCTTCATCGATGTCGCTGTGTTTTCGTTTGTGTTTCTTCTTGCTTGACATTTTTTTCGGTTCAGGTTTTTGTTTCCGGCAACGGCGTTCGGTTTCCGGCGACGGAATTAGTTCTCCGATGCTTCTTTAATCTATAGAGGAAATCTGAGAGTGGAGAGATTCTATAATGCGTTTGAGAAACCCTAGAGAAGTGAAGCGAAACTCCAAGCGGATCTGGACATGGATCCGGATATTTTGGATTGGTTTTATATATGGTTTTATCCATTCTTATTTTTTTATAAGCAGTAATATCCATATGTAAATGGACAACTTGCTCACCGCCAGAGTACTTGTAAAGATAGCATAAAACTAAAAATtattatgttttaatatttttttatttaattggtCAGCCACCCATCTGCatatataaattttaataattttttgttaGTATGATGCTAGATTTTTTAAGACAAAAATTTCTAGTTCGTTAGatgtacaattttattatattattttagaTTATATTTTAATATCTTAAGATAAATAGAGTTATTGAAATTTAGAAAAAATAGAATAGATTGAAATAGAAAttttattactttattatttGAATAATTAGCGATAAAAACAAAGTAAGTTTTTGATTCTGCTCATATAAAAGAGAAACAATACTGATGGAAAGTGATGAAAATTTTCATTCTGCTCATATTAAAGGGAACAATACTCGTAGAAAGTGATCAATACTAGTAGAAAGTGATGTAATTTTTTATTCCTCATATCTAAGGGAAACAATGCTAATGAAAagtgatgaaatgaaataaaatagaataataaaattttattatacTGGATCTGATTTTAATTAACTCAAACAATGTAATCTTATTCTATTTCATCTCATATCACTTCATATCATCTCATTTCATCAATTTAAGCAAAACCTTAGTCTAATAACTTCAGTTTCACAACATTTAAAAACTCTTATGTAGAATTTGTCCAGAATTGAAGAGGACTCATCTCTTACTAGAAACTCAACAATTAATTTGTTTTCAAAAGTAATGCTTTATTTATACGCTTAGATTATGTTTGGACATCTTAAAATGAAGATATAAGAATAAAAATTAACATAGTGAATCAACAAAATTAGAAGTACATACGATTAAAATGCATCAAAATCGATGACatctttttaaatttattgaactTTTCGCATTAGACTTTTTTCTATTGTATTATTTTTCAACATCATTTAATTTCTAGAACTCATGCATCCTATCCAAAAAAGCAAAGTTCTCACTCAGATGTTTCTTCCTTAAGACGTTCTCTCCATTCTACGAATGTTGGTGGTAGAGGACACCCTCGTTTCAAATAAGCTTGTATAAAATGCATCTTAGTAGCAATCTGTCTAATCAAGACAACCCGGCCATTTAAATTATTTGGAGGGCAACTTAGCAGAGGGAAAACGATTTACGAAAAACTATGTCTTGTAAACTAAACTAAAACTCAGTCATATACATTTGATATAAGATGACTCATTTCAGAAAAATTCATCCACTTTATTGTCGTTGTGGGGACACCAATTTTACTAAGAATCAAAGGATTTTGAATAGCTTGTATTTGTACATTAGTCATATAGAGTCGCATGTAattgtcgcacctcaaaaaaagatgataatgcgatccctcgcgataggacgcgaaaaaaaaatgttgttcgaaacagagtcgccaccgaactttatttattccaatgaaggaataggaaaatatcgagaaaacctttagaaataagaataatggtcgtcgcaaccatattcgggttcgggagtcgattacgcaaggggaaggtattagcacccctcacgtccgttgtactcaacgggaaccttttagtctgattttgctatttgactgttaattgactgtttatctgcttgcttcgagtaattagaattgatgatagatgtggatgaagacctcaggatgggggaaatgggaggttttttattagtgtgctcacgaagatacagcaatctcctgcctacgtatccttatggtgcaataaggaaatcagagcattcgtagttcgggctactacgaatattggttgtgttttgttttgatgaacgactgtgtaggtcggcgttctaacggctaaacactggcttgtctactctcggtggaggctctagcactagtttgttgtgcgcattagaaaggattgacagtgttctttttgaaagggtttgGATTTGCttggtttcgatcgctcgagggcgagaagttaggtttgatttgttgatgatttgaggaacgacgaaagattgagcaatatg includes:
- the LOC127137485 gene encoding U11/U12 small nuclear ribonucleoprotein 31 kDa protein — encoded protein: MSSKKKHKRKHSDIDEDDDVFYYRYFASSSTPNTTTDTTFNNQPQSKPNNKGSSIGGTGEPLAPSKSTLYVSNLDYSLTNSDLHTLFSTFGRIARVTVLKDRHMRLSRGVAFVQFVSRNDAQRAVAEMNEKILIGRTLIASIAADNGRAPEFIRKRVYNTETALCYECGGHGHLSYECPNNQLGSRPRPQPKKPRRGFSGLRDRDGEEEGDEEEEEGGQITAEQFDDNWASVVDDEAGERLLGRNRNDDEGLDNNKTKKKGKKAGYFSDESDHDDDD